GCTCCAGCACGGGTACGGCGCCGGCGCGGTCGGCCTCGCCATGGCGGCGACGGCCGGGGCGTTCGCCGGGCTGGTGGTCTTCGGCGGGGTCGTCGCCGACCGCTTCAGCACCCGCAAGCTGATGATCTGGGCCGATCTGGTGCGGCTGGGCACCCAGGCGTTCACCGCCGCGCTGTTCTTCGCCGACCGCGTGGTGCTCTGGGAGATCTGCGCGATCGGCGTCGTCAACGGCGTCGCGAGCGCCGTGTTCCAGCCCGGCGTCGCCGGCATGGTGCCCCGGCTCTCCTCCGACATCCAGGGCGCCAACGGCGCCATACGCATCGCCGAGTCCGCGGCCCAGCTGGCCGGCCCCGCGGTCGCGGGCGTGCTGGTCGGCCTCGCGTCGGCCGGCGGCGTCTTCGCGGCGCACGCGGCGACGTACGCGATCAGCGCCCTGTGCCTGCTGCTGCTCCGGCTGCCGCCGCCGGCTGCGGGCAGTCGCTCCCCGGGGCGCGGGGCGAGCGCCTTCAAGGCCGATCTGGTCGAGGGGTGGCGGGAGTTCAGAGCTCGCACCTGGCTGTGGGGCGTGATCGCCGTCTGGTGCCTGTACATGATCGCTGTCTTCGGCCCGACCGTCCCGCTGGTCGCGACGGAAGTGGTCCAGGAGCACGGTCCGCGCGCCTACGGCCTGGTCAACTCCGCCCTCGGCGCCGGCACCGTCGTGGGTGGGCTCCTCGCCCTGCGGCTGCGCCCGCGCCGGATGCTGCGGGCCGGGGCGATCGCCCTGTTCGGCTTCGCCGGATTCCCGGCGACCGTCGGGCTCGGCCTCGACGTGCCGGCGATGGCGGCCGGCGCGGCCGTCGCCGGGGCTGGGATGTCCTTCTGGGGTGTCATGTGGGCGACCAGCGTCCAGACCCAGGTCCAGCCGGGCGTCCTCAACCGCATCCACGCCTACGACGTGGCCGGCTCCCTTGCGATGCTGCCGGTCGGCCAGGCCCTCGCGGGTCCCGCCGCCGTGGCCCTCGGGGCGGACCGGGTCCTGCTGGTCTCCGGGGCGATGAGCTTCGTCGTCGTGATCGCCCTGCTCTCGGTGCCCGCGATACGTGGTCTGGTCCGCGTCGACACTCCCGTCACCCGCGCGCCGTCGTCAGCGCCTCCGGCCGCACCTCCGTCCGTCCCTCCCTCCGTCCCTCCGGCGTGATCGCCGTCGGGTGCGGCGGCCGGAAACGGGTGCGCGACCACCGACCCGAGTGCGGTATGGTTTCCCTGCGCGTTCATCTGGGGGAAACCCCAGGTCAGACCGCACCGGGACGTGGCGCAGCTTGGTAGCGCACTTGACTGGGGGTCAAGGGGTCGCAGGTTCAAATCCTGTCGTCCCGACTTGTGAGAGTCGCAGATCAGGGGCCGTTTCAGAGCAATCTGGAACGGCCCCTCGATCATGTGCGGGCCGAACGCGACGTTCCTCGGGCCCATGGTGCTCCGGCTCCCGGTGCAACCGTCCGGCGGCCTCCGGCCGAATGATCCACGTCCCCGGCGTGACGCCGCGCGGCGTCCTTGTGCCGGCGTGGGTCCGCCACCTGTCGGGAGGGGTGCGCGATGAGCCGTCGCGTCGAACGGCACACCCGTGGCGTCGAGTCGCTCACGCCACTCGCTCCCCGACACGTGCGCCGGGTGCTGTTCCGCCAGTTCTGGCGCGACCTGGTGTTCCTCCACTGGGAGGTGGACCCCTTCGAGGTCGCCGGCCTCCTGCCGTCCGGAACGGTCCCGGACCTCTACCGCGGCCGCGCCTACGCGGGCCTGGTCTTCTTCCACATGGAGGACCTCGCTCTCGGGCACGGCCCGCCCCTGCCGTACCTGGGCACCTTCAACGAAGTCAACGTGCGCCTGTACAGCCGCGACGCGCTCGGCCGGCGGGGCGTCGTCTTCCGGTCGCTGGACTGCGACCGACTGCTGCCGGTGCTCGTCGCCCGCGCGGGCTTCGGACTGCCCTACCGCTGGGCGCAGATCTCCCGCCAGTGGCACGGACGGCGTCTGCTGTACGGCACGCGGGGCCGGGTGCACAAGAACCCCGGCGGCCGGGTCTGGGTCCAGGTCTCGGACGACGTCGTGACGCCCCGGCCGCTGGACGCGTTCCTCACCTACCGCTGGGGTCTGCACGAGCGCGGGCTGTCACGGTCGTACTACATGCCCAACGTCCATCCGGCATGGACCTTCCGGCGCTGCGACCTCCTCGGCTGGGACGCGTCCCCGCTGGCCTCGGTGGGCCTCACTCCGGTGCGGGCGGAACCCGACAGCGTCCTGTTCGCGCCCGGCGTCCCGGTGCGGTTCGGCCGCCCCGCGCTCCTGCCGCCGCCGGGCCCCCCGAGCTGACCGGCCTGGGGACCGGCGCACGGCGCTCGTCAGCGCCGACGGCCCGCCCGGTGGCGCGGTCGGGCCGCCGGGGCGACCTGGCCGACTCACAGGGTGATGACGCGCACCAGGAAGAAGGCGGCGACGAGCAGACAGCCGATCGTGATCAGGACCAGCCAGAGGTACGGGTGCTCCCAGATGCCGCCGTCCGGGCGTTCATGGTGGGCCTCGGCGGTCGACCCCTCGACGGGAGGCGTCTCGCCGGGAGGAGGCAACGGCTCGCTCATGGTCACACCCCCCGGACGGCACAGGTAGGGGTCACGCCGCCGCGGGCCGGCGCCCGTTGCTCGTAGTTCGCCAGGGCCAGACCCACACCGAAGAACGTGGGTGCCCACTCGCCGACGAGGATGCCCCAACGGTCGGCGCGCTGCAGACTCCCGTTCCTGCTGGAGGTGAGCCAGGACACGAGGGACAGGCCGATCGAGGCCGTCGCGGCCAGGTAGGCGTGCTCGCTTCTGACGCCGGCCTCGTGCAGCTGCTTGACGATCATGAACCCTCCTCGAACGGCCGCATATCGGGACATGACGCAATCATCTGTTCGGTGCGAGAGCTGCCCTCGGATGCGTCCGGGGCGACCGGGCGGCCGAAGGTGTGAAGTCGTCCCGGGTGCATCCGCTCGCCCGTCCCGGGGCGAAGTGGTCGTCGCAAGGGAAAGGGCTCTCGTTCCGAACCCCGAGCCGGAACGGGGGCCCGCCCTTCCGCAGCACCACGACCCGCAGGAGAGGCGACCGCGGCGCCGCCCGTGAGCAGGTCCGGAAACGGACGAGGCCGTCCGGGCCGGCACCTGTCGGTGCCCGGCCCGGACGGCCTCTTCTCTGACTGACGTCAGGCTCAGACCAGATCGAACCGGTCGAGGTTCATGACCTTGTCCCACGCGGCGACGAAGTCCCGCACGAACTTCTCCTTCGCGTCGTCGCTCGCGTAGACCTCCGCCAGCGCGCGCAGCTCGGAGTTCGAGCCGAAGACCAGGTCGGCGCGGGTGCCGGTCCACTTGACCTCGCCCGTGGCCGCGTCGCTGCCCTCGAACGTGGTCTGGTCCTCGGACGTCGACTTCCACGTCGTGCCCAGGTCCAGCAGGTTGACGAAGAAGTCGTTCGTCAGCGTGCCCGGGTTCTCGGTGAGGACGCCGTGCTTCGACTGCTGGGCGTTGGCGCCCAGGACGCGCAGACCACCGACGAGCACCGTCATCTCGGGGGCGCTCAGCGTCAGCAGGTTCGCCCGGTCGAGCAGCAGGTACTCGGCCGGCAGGCGGTTGCCCTTGCCGAGGTAGTTGCGGAAGCCGTCCGCGGTCGGCTCCAGCGCGGCGAACGACTCGGCGTCGGTGTGCTCCTCCGTCGCGTCGACGCGGCCCGGCGTGAAGGGCACCTCGATGTCGTACCCGGCGTCCTTGGCGGCCTTCTCCACGCCGGCGCAGCCGCCGAGCACGATCAGGTCGGCCAGGGAGACCTTCTTGGCGGAGCCCGCGTTGAACTCCTGCTGGACGTTCTCCAGCGTGCGCAGGACCGAGGCGAGCTGGTCGGGGTCGTTGACCTCCCAGCCGCGCTGCGGCTCCAGGCGGACGCGGGCGCCGTTGGCGCCGCCGCGCTTGTCGCTGCTGCGGAACGTCGAAGCGGACGCCCACGCGGTGCCGACCAGCTGCGCGACGGTCAGGCCCGACTCCAGGAGCCTGGCCTTCAGCGCCGCGATCTCCTCGGCGCCGATGACCTCGCCCTCGGCCTGCGGCAGCGGGTCCTGCCACAGCAGGGTCTCCTCCGGGACCTCCGGGCCGAGGTACTGCGACTTCGGGCCCATGTCACGGTGGGTCAGCTTGTACCAGGCGCGGGCGAAGGCGTCCGCGAACTCCTGCGGGTTCTCGTAGAACCGGCGCGAGATCGGCTCGTAGATCGGGTCGAAGCGCAGCGACAGGTCGGTGGTCAGCATCGTCGGGCGGTGCTTCTTCGACGGGTCGTGCGCGTCCGGGATGATCTCCTCGGCGTCCTTGGCGACCCACTGCTTGGCGCCGGCCGGGGACTCCGTCAGCTCGTACTCGAACTCGAACAGGTTCTTGAAGAAGCCGTTGCTCCACCGGGTGGGCGTGCTGGTCCAGGTGACCTCCAGGCCGGAGGTGATCGTGTCCCCGCCCTTGCCGGTGCCGAAGGTGTTCTTCCAGCCCAGGCCCTGCTCCTCCATGGAGGCGGCCTCGGGGTCGTTGCCGACGTGGTCCGCCGGGCCGGCGCCGTGCGTCTTGCCGAAGGTGTGACCACCGGCGATGAGGGCGACGGTCTCCTCGTCGTTCATCGCCATCCGGCGGAACGTCTCACGGATGTCGCGGGCCGCGGCCAGCGGGTCCGGGTTGCCGTTGGGGCCCTCCGGGTTGACGTAGATCAGGCCCATCTGGACGGCGCCGAGCGGGCTCTCCAGCTCGCGGTCGCCGCTGTAGCGCCGGTCGTCGAGCCACGTGGTCTCGGGACCCCAGTAGACGTCCTCCTCCGGCTCCCAGACGTCCTCGCGGCCACCGGCGAAGCCGAAGGTCTCGAAGCCCATCGTCTCCAGGGCGACGTTGCCGGCGAGGATCATCAGGTCGGCCCACGAGATGCTCTGGCCGTACTTCTTCTTCACCGGCCACAGCAGACGGCGGGCCTTGTCCAGGTTGGCGTTGTCCGGCCAGCTGTTCAGCGGCGCGAAGCGCTGCTGGCCGGCGCCGGCGCCACCACGGCCGTCGCTGATGCGGTAGGTGCCCGCGCTGTGCCAGGCCATCCGGATGATCAGCGGACCGTAGTGGCCGAAGTCGGCGGGCCACCAGTCCTGCGAGGTCGTCAGCACCTCCGCGATGTCCTGTTTGACGGCCGCCAGGTCGAGGGCCTTGAACGCCTCGGCGTAGTCGAACTCCTCACCGAGCGGGTTGGCCACGGTGGGGTTCTTGGCGAGGATCTTCAGGTTGAGGCGCTCCGGCCACCACTGGCGGTTGCCACCACCCTGCGTGGGGTGGAGGGCGCGCCCGTGCGCGACGGGGCAGCCGCCTTCGCCCTCCGCCTTGGGGTCGGTGACGATTGCATCAGGGTTCTCAGCCATGGACATCCTTCTTCTGGGCTTGAATCACGGTGCTCAGGTACTGCGGGTGGAACAGTCGGGGCACAGGCCCCAGTAGATGACCTCGGCCTCGTCGATCGAGAAGCCGTGGTCGTCGGAGGCGGTGAGGCAGGGGGCGCTCCCCGCGGCGCAGTCGACGTCGGTGACGGTGCCGCAGGACCGGCACACGAGGTGGTGGTGGTTGTCGCCGACGCGCCCCTCGTAGCGGGCCGGACTGCCGGCCGGCTCGATCCGGCGGACGAGTCCCGCCGCGGTCAGCGCGTGCAGCGCTTCGTACACCGCTTGCAGGGATATGTGGCCCACGCGATCGCGCACTCCGGAAGCGATCGCCTCGACGCCCAGGTGGTCGCCCTGCCGGACGGTCTCGAGCAGTGCGACGCGGGCGGCCGTCACCCGCAGGCCGGCACCGCGCAGCTCGTCGGCGGTGGTCGGGTGCCGGGACGCGGTCATGGCGGAGAACCTATCGCGCTAAACACGAACGGTTCAAGAAAACGAATGGTTACATCGAGTGCCGGGTCGGACGACGTCCGTTCTCCCCGGTCGGCGCGGTGGAGGGCACGACCGCAGGGGGCGACGGCGGGGGCCGGCGGGGGCGCCCGAGCCGCGGGGAAACGGCGGTCATGGTGGGTCTGCCCGAGGGGGTCTCCCGCAAGGGCGGCCGGCCGCCCGCAGGGAGCTGCCGGCCGAGAGAAGGCGCTCACCCGGGCGCGCGACCCGGGCAGCGCCCGCCGCGGCGGCTGCCGACGGTGGCTGCCGGTGGTGGCTGCCGGTGGTCCGCGTCGACGAGCCGTACGGGCAGGAGGCGTGGGAGGAGTCGAAAGGGTGTCACCCCGCCGCCAGGGACACCTCCGTCGCCTTGACCAGGGCGACGACGGGGGCGCCGGGGGCCAGGCCGA
This region of Streptomyces chromofuscus genomic DNA includes:
- a CDS encoding MFS transporter, with product MGGTPDNVAESREAEEGRAGSGEAGGPGAPPVWSRDFALFFVGRAVARLGDTMLPVALAAGLLQHGYGAGAVGLAMAATAGAFAGLVVFGGVVADRFSTRKLMIWADLVRLGTQAFTAALFFADRVVLWEICAIGVVNGVASAVFQPGVAGMVPRLSSDIQGANGAIRIAESAAQLAGPAVAGVLVGLASAGGVFAAHAATYAISALCLLLLRLPPPAAGSRSPGRGASAFKADLVEGWREFRARTWLWGVIAVWCLYMIAVFGPTVPLVATEVVQEHGPRAYGLVNSALGAGTVVGGLLALRLRPRRMLRAGAIALFGFAGFPATVGLGLDVPAMAAGAAVAGAGMSFWGVMWATSVQTQVQPGVLNRIHAYDVAGSLAMLPVGQALAGPAAVALGADRVLLVSGAMSFVVVIALLSVPAIRGLVRVDTPVTRAPSSAPPAAPPSVPPSVPPA
- a CDS encoding YqjF family protein; the protein is MSRRVERHTRGVESLTPLAPRHVRRVLFRQFWRDLVFLHWEVDPFEVAGLLPSGTVPDLYRGRAYAGLVFFHMEDLALGHGPPLPYLGTFNEVNVRLYSRDALGRRGVVFRSLDCDRLLPVLVARAGFGLPYRWAQISRQWHGRRLLYGTRGRVHKNPGGRVWVQVSDDVVTPRPLDAFLTYRWGLHERGLSRSYYMPNVHPAWTFRRCDLLGWDASPLASVGLTPVRAEPDSVLFAPGVPVRFGRPALLPPPGPPS
- a CDS encoding DUF6480 family protein, giving the protein MSEPLPPPGETPPVEGSTAEAHHERPDGGIWEHPYLWLVLITIGCLLVAAFFLVRVITL
- the katG gene encoding catalase/peroxidase HPI; amino-acid sequence: MAENPDAIVTDPKAEGEGGCPVAHGRALHPTQGGGNRQWWPERLNLKILAKNPTVANPLGEEFDYAEAFKALDLAAVKQDIAEVLTTSQDWWPADFGHYGPLIIRMAWHSAGTYRISDGRGGAGAGQQRFAPLNSWPDNANLDKARRLLWPVKKKYGQSISWADLMILAGNVALETMGFETFGFAGGREDVWEPEEDVYWGPETTWLDDRRYSGDRELESPLGAVQMGLIYVNPEGPNGNPDPLAAARDIRETFRRMAMNDEETVALIAGGHTFGKTHGAGPADHVGNDPEAASMEEQGLGWKNTFGTGKGGDTITSGLEVTWTSTPTRWSNGFFKNLFEFEYELTESPAGAKQWVAKDAEEIIPDAHDPSKKHRPTMLTTDLSLRFDPIYEPISRRFYENPQEFADAFARAWYKLTHRDMGPKSQYLGPEVPEETLLWQDPLPQAEGEVIGAEEIAALKARLLESGLTVAQLVGTAWASASTFRSSDKRGGANGARVRLEPQRGWEVNDPDQLASVLRTLENVQQEFNAGSAKKVSLADLIVLGGCAGVEKAAKDAGYDIEVPFTPGRVDATEEHTDAESFAALEPTADGFRNYLGKGNRLPAEYLLLDRANLLTLSAPEMTVLVGGLRVLGANAQQSKHGVLTENPGTLTNDFFVNLLDLGTTWKSTSEDQTTFEGSDAATGEVKWTGTRADLVFGSNSELRALAEVYASDDAKEKFVRDFVAAWDKVMNLDRFDLV
- a CDS encoding Fur family transcriptional regulator — its product is MTASRHPTTADELRGAGLRVTAARVALLETVRQGDHLGVEAIASGVRDRVGHISLQAVYEALHALTAAGLVRRIEPAGSPARYEGRVGDNHHHLVCRSCGTVTDVDCAAGSAPCLTASDDHGFSIDEAEVIYWGLCPDCSTRST